A portion of the Opitutales bacterium genome contains these proteins:
- a CDS encoding DUF3891 family protein, which translates to MITSQNKDGFHAVTQLEHSALVGIIAANWGGDAVALPLPRRPMLVMAAEHDLCWVYHDHRPRIDPDSGIPYDYASLPYDAHVKLYREGARYLSEREPYGGLMLSLHGTGIYNGRHGTDAEMVRPTRSPEEAQAVKTYLADGEAFRDTLRTQIEDEGGENIQGLDNKVLWTNYHLMQVWDRLGLLLSKGIAESFVIEPVPLLSGDANGSIRFSYQGDGLYLADPYPFAVPEVHLSVNARRLPRTTFSDDKEYQEVLDTAPNIFWNYRFRSNESGYLYLQPTKS; encoded by the coding sequence GTGATTACATCTCAAAATAAAGACGGTTTCCACGCGGTGACTCAGCTTGAGCACAGCGCACTGGTCGGCATCATCGCGGCGAATTGGGGCGGAGACGCCGTTGCTTTGCCGCTGCCCCGCCGCCCCATGCTCGTCATGGCTGCGGAACATGACCTGTGTTGGGTTTATCACGATCATCGCCCACGGATCGATCCCGATTCGGGCATACCCTACGACTACGCTAGCCTACCCTACGATGCTCACGTGAAACTCTATCGAGAAGGCGCACGCTATTTATCTGAGCGCGAACCCTATGGAGGCCTGATGCTCAGCCTTCACGGAACAGGCATTTATAACGGTCGACACGGAACCGATGCAGAAATGGTGCGGCCTACCCGTTCTCCTGAAGAAGCACAAGCAGTGAAGACCTATTTGGCGGATGGCGAAGCTTTTCGAGACACTCTCCGAACCCAAATAGAAGACGAGGGAGGAGAAAATATCCAAGGCTTAGATAACAAAGTTTTGTGGACAAACTACCACCTCATGCAGGTATGGGATCGATTGGGGCTCCTACTTTCCAAAGGCATCGCGGAAAGCTTTGTGATCGAGCCCGTGCCGCTACTCTCGGGCGATGCAAACGGCAGCATTCGATTCAGCTACCAAGGGGACGGTTTGTATCTGGCCGATCCTTATCCGTTTGCAGTTCCCGAGGTGCATTTGAGTGTGAACGCTCGGCGGCTTCCTCGGACAACATTCTCCGACGACAAAGAGTACCAAGAAGTGTTAGATACGGCACCCAATATTTTTTGGAATTATCGCTTCCGGAGCAATGAGTCAGGGTATCTCTACTTGCAGCCTACAAAGTCCTAA
- a CDS encoding DASS family sodium-coupled anion symporter, producing MKKAVVSVLPFVVLLLEVFFGFLTRLGEPQAVLTLFMLAWMILWWVFEILPLGVTALIPMVFLPLMGLSSIREVAPQYSTSIIYLFLGGFIIARALEKTGLNERIALCILNVTGKSDRGIVLGFVVATAFLSMWISNTATTVMMVPIALSVIGFLGKNLPESDAADLKPMALALFLSIAYAANIGGIMTPVGTPPNVVFIGFLDELYDYTVDFWKWMAVMVPVAVALLAVMLFFLRWVFPFSLPIDDRFGDFIKGRLAGRGKVSKEQKLTLIIFSLVCSLWVFKEVIHSLVGNRFINDTSVAILGGILLFLIPYDRRENKPVLDIDDIKHLPWNIVLLFGGGMALAGSLRDAGLIQAATDFFAAMDIQSTFLLVLALALVTLFLTEIMSNVALCMVALPVIMQLGVAQGIPPIMIGFPAAICSSFAFSMPISTPPNAIVFGTNHVQVKDMLKAGIPLNFIGVALVMTVGWFLAKVFFV from the coding sequence ATGAAAAAGGCTGTCGTCTCCGTTTTGCCCTTTGTCGTGCTGCTGCTCGAAGTGTTCTTTGGATTCTTGACTCGGCTGGGAGAGCCCCAGGCAGTGCTCACACTTTTCATGTTAGCCTGGATGATACTGTGGTGGGTATTCGAGATATTGCCTCTGGGTGTGACCGCGCTCATCCCCATGGTGTTTTTACCGCTGATGGGTCTATCGAGTATTCGGGAAGTGGCTCCGCAGTATTCGACATCGATCATCTATCTCTTTCTCGGTGGTTTCATCATCGCGCGGGCTTTGGAGAAGACGGGGCTCAATGAGCGTATTGCGCTGTGTATTCTAAATGTAACCGGTAAATCCGACCGTGGGATCGTGCTCGGATTCGTGGTCGCTACTGCATTTTTGAGTATGTGGATCAGCAACACGGCGACAACGGTCATGATGGTGCCGATCGCTCTGTCGGTTATTGGGTTTCTGGGCAAAAATTTGCCGGAGTCTGACGCGGCTGACTTAAAGCCTATGGCCTTGGCTTTGTTTTTATCCATCGCCTACGCTGCCAACATTGGGGGCATCATGACACCCGTTGGGACTCCGCCTAATGTCGTTTTTATCGGATTTTTAGATGAGCTCTACGATTATACTGTGGATTTTTGGAAGTGGATGGCCGTCATGGTCCCAGTGGCGGTCGCGTTGCTTGCGGTCATGCTGTTTTTCCTGCGCTGGGTATTCCCCTTCTCACTGCCGATTGATGATCGATTTGGGGACTTCATTAAGGGGAGGCTCGCAGGTCGGGGCAAAGTGTCCAAAGAGCAGAAGCTGACGCTGATCATCTTCTCCTTAGTCTGCTCGCTCTGGGTATTTAAAGAAGTGATTCATAGTCTAGTGGGGAACCGGTTTATCAACGACACATCCGTCGCCATTCTCGGCGGCATACTTCTCTTTCTTATTCCCTATGATCGTAGGGAAAACAAACCCGTCTTAGATATAGATGACATCAAGCACCTGCCTTGGAATATCGTGCTGCTCTTCGGCGGGGGTATGGCTCTCGCCGGTTCATTGAGGGATGCCGGTTTGATTCAGGCTGCGACCGATTTCTTTGCGGCCATGGATATCCAGTCAACTTTTCTACTGGTTCTCGCACTGGCTCTCGTAACGCTATTCCTCACTGAGATTATGAGTAACGTGGCGCTCTGTATGGTGGCCTTACCGGTCATCATGCAACTGGGTGTCGCACAAGGCATCCCGCCCATCATGATAGGCTTTCCCGCAGCAATCTGTTCCAGTTTCGCCTTCAGTATGCCCATATCAACTCCGCCCAACGCCATCGTTTTCGGCACCAATCACGTTCAGGTAAAAGATATGCTGAAAGCCGGGATACCCCTCAACTTCATCGGGGTCGCCTTGGTAATGACAGTCGGCTGGTTCCTGGCGAAGGTGTTTTTTGTCTGA